Proteins from a genomic interval of Rhipicephalus microplus isolate Deutch F79 chromosome 6, USDA_Rmic, whole genome shotgun sequence:
- the LOC119166881 gene encoding small integral membrane protein 12-A produces the protein MVLPALYAALRVYAPYVTFPVALVVGIIGYNIEGLISDRRTPNKKTSIDEERKERLLHELDLQQDVTQVERLKDKSFVPKTVLERNVSPSLRTLDT, from the coding sequence ATGGTTCTACCAGCGTTGTACGCTGCGCTGCGCGTTTACGCGCCCTACGTCACCTTCCCGGTGGCCCTGGTCGTCGGCATCATCGGCTACAACATCGAGGGCCTCATTTCGGACCGACGCACTCCCAACAAGAAGACGAGCATTGACGAAGAGCGCAAGGAGCGGCTACTGCACGAGTTGGACTTGCAGCAGGACGTCACGCAAGTCGAGAGGCTCAAAGACAAGAGCTTCGTGCCCAAAACGGTGCTAGAGAGGAACGTCTCGCCTTCGCTTAGGACGCTAGACACGTGA
- the IFT43 gene encoding intraflagellar transport 43 isoform X1, which produces MFKYECTLPSNGFVYAPVMDADDLDDLESPVKKTFSSRARRLNIFGNNTADLPTNAFASNGSGEASKAPPKPRRNSGWAAEDSSSSGLFRFRRPSARPQSTVPIEVPKLTKNETVLERDDSDSEIPSIPDLGDFEREDFTAQVAQAPSVPVNRVDTFQQLDNELLKQTAFATLDGCDLRLLAKYLTPEEYLKEPDTVWTWDTLFTEVAAEINKSSDGTQEADDKQNMPM; this is translated from the exons ATGTTTAAATACGAGTGTACATTGCCTAGCAACGGATTTGTTTACGCTCCTGTCATGGATGCAGACGACCTCGACGATTTGGAGTCTCCCGTCAAGAAA ACCTTTAGCAGTCGTGCGCGCCGGCTAAACATATTCGGAAACAACACCGCCGACTTACCCACCAACGCATTCGCATCAAATGGA AGCGGTGAAGCTTCCAAAGCTCCTCCTAAACCGAGAAGAAATAGCGGATGGGCGGCGGAGGATAGTTCGTCGTCTGGGCTGTTTCG CTTCAGACGGCCGTCTGCACGTCCCCAGAGCACCGTCCCGAT CGAAGTTCCAAAGTTGACCAAAAATGAGACCGTCTTAGAAAGAGACGACTCTGATTCGG AGATCCCCAGCATACCAGACTTGGGAGACTTTGAGCGCGAAGATTTTACCGCTCAAGTGGCTCAAGCTCCGAG CGTCCCTGTGAATCGTGTCGACACGTTCCAGCAACTGGACAATGAGCTGCTGAAGCAGACAGCGTTCGCAACACTT GATGGATGTGACCTCAGACTGCTCGCAAAGTACCTGACCCCTGAAGAATACCTCAAGGAG CCAGACACGGTGTGGACGTGGGACACTCTATTCACCGAAGTGGCTGCCGAAATCAACAAGTCAAGCGACGGCACACAGGAGGCCGACGACAAGCAAAACATGCCGATGTGA
- the IFT43 gene encoding intraflagellar transport 43 isoform X2 encodes MFKYECTLPSNGFVYAPVMDADDLDDLESPVKKTFSSRARRLNIFGNNTADLPTNAFASNGSGEASKAPPKPRRNSGWAAEDSSSSGLFREVPKLTKNETVLERDDSDSEIPSIPDLGDFEREDFTAQVAQAPSVPVNRVDTFQQLDNELLKQTAFATLDGCDLRLLAKYLTPEEYLKEPDTVWTWDTLFTEVAAEINKSSDGTQEADDKQNMPM; translated from the exons ATGTTTAAATACGAGTGTACATTGCCTAGCAACGGATTTGTTTACGCTCCTGTCATGGATGCAGACGACCTCGACGATTTGGAGTCTCCCGTCAAGAAA ACCTTTAGCAGTCGTGCGCGCCGGCTAAACATATTCGGAAACAACACCGCCGACTTACCCACCAACGCATTCGCATCAAATGGA AGCGGTGAAGCTTCCAAAGCTCCTCCTAAACCGAGAAGAAATAGCGGATGGGCGGCGGAGGATAGTTCGTCGTCTGGGCTGTTTCG CGAAGTTCCAAAGTTGACCAAAAATGAGACCGTCTTAGAAAGAGACGACTCTGATTCGG AGATCCCCAGCATACCAGACTTGGGAGACTTTGAGCGCGAAGATTTTACCGCTCAAGTGGCTCAAGCTCCGAG CGTCCCTGTGAATCGTGTCGACACGTTCCAGCAACTGGACAATGAGCTGCTGAAGCAGACAGCGTTCGCAACACTT GATGGATGTGACCTCAGACTGCTCGCAAAGTACCTGACCCCTGAAGAATACCTCAAGGAG CCAGACACGGTGTGGACGTGGGACACTCTATTCACCGAAGTGGCTGCCGAAATCAACAAGTCAAGCGACGGCACACAGGAGGCCGACGACAAGCAAAACATGCCGATGTGA